Proteins from a single region of Styela clava chromosome 1, kaStyClav1.hap1.2, whole genome shotgun sequence:
- the LOC120334806 gene encoding uncharacterized protein LOC120334806, which produces MNTRTQTMENQTETSDSCVGGNTTTFSSKRFVISRNWIFIIVTVLHLLALCAEAKPANYWNTEVSRRRHHPQYICTGKLRRACARVATECLIPVPTNKKQEIVDLVRSAAAEIGEAERRRAHHEIITSEVELSPLLIHRLHQLEREARHIAHDHAYHVKVSCKRCDQLCWV; this is translated from the exons ATGAATACACGTACACAAACTATGGAAAACCAAACAGAAACCAGCGACTCCTGTGTGGGAGGAAATACTACCACGTTTTCAAGCAAACGTTTCGTTATTTCTAGGAATTGGATATTTATTATTGTCACTGTTCTACATTTGCTCGCATTATGTGCTGAAGCAAAACCAGCGAATTACTGGAATACAGAAGTGTCAAGAAG GCGGCATCATCCACAATACATTTGTACTGGTAAACTAAGAAGAGCGTGTGCAAGAGTGGCAACAGAATGTCTCATCCCTGTTCCAACAAATAAAAAGCAAGAGATCGTTGATTTGGTCAGATCCGCAGCAGCTGAAATCG GCGAAGCCGAAAGACGACGAGCACATCATGAAATTATTACAAGCGAAGTCGAATTGTCGCCTCTACTCATTCACCGTCTCCACCAGCTTGAGAGAGAGGCAAGACATATCGCACATGATCATGCTTATCATGTCAAAGTGTCATGCAAAAGATGCGACCAATTATGCTGGGTGTGA